The following are encoded together in the Cynocephalus volans isolate mCynVol1 chromosome 4, mCynVol1.pri, whole genome shotgun sequence genome:
- the LOC134376521 gene encoding olfactory receptor 8K3-like has product MAWIDEHNTTLLKEFILMGITDRPELQAPFFGLFLIIYVTAMVGNLGMIILTKIDDRLQTPMYFFLRHLAFIDLGYSTAVGPKMLVNFVANLNTIPYNWCAAQLAFFIMFIISELFVLSAMAYDRYVAICNPLLYTVVMSRRLCWVLVAVHCLYTAFLSLITTIKIFISSFCGYNVISHFYCDSLPLLTLLCSSTHEIELMILIFSTFNLVSSLLIFLVSYILNLVAIFRMNSAEGRCKAFSTCLSHLTVILYGTLFFMYVQPQSSHSFDTGKMAYLFYTLVIPMLNPMIYSLRNKEVKGALNRIQKNLFKLPI; this is encoded by the coding sequence ATGGCCTGGATAGATGAACACAATAcaacactgctgaaagaattcATTCTCATGGGAATCACAGACCGTCCTGAGCTGCAGGCTCCCTTCTTTGGGCTGTTCCTCATCATCTATGTAACTGCAATGGTGGGCAACTTGGGCATGATCATCCTCACTAAGATTGACGACAGGCTCCAGACACCCATGTACTTTTTTCTCAGACATCTGGCTTTCATTGATCTTGGCTATTCAACAGCTGTGGGACCCAAAATGTTGGTAAATTTTGTAGCAAATCTCAATACAATCCCCTATAATTGGTGTGCTGCACAGCTAGCTTTCTTCATCATGTTCATCATTAGTGAACTTTTTGTTCTGTCAGCAATGGCCTATGACCGGTATGTGGCCATCTGTAACCCTCTGCTTTACACAGTTGTCATGTCACGAAGACTATGCTGGGTTCTGGTAGCAGTCCACTGTCTCTACACTGCCTTTCTCTCACTGATAACCaccataaaaatttttatttcatccttcTGTGGCTATAATGTCATTAGTCATTTCTACTGTGACAGTCTGCCTTTGCTGACTTTGCTGTGCTCAAGCACACATGAAATTGAGCTGATGATACTGATCTTTTCCACATTTAACTTGGTTTCATCTCTTCTGATATTCCTTGTATCCTACATACTGAACCTTGTGGCCATCTTCAGGATGAACTCTGCAGAGGGAAGGTGCAAGGCCTTCTCCACCTGTTTATCTCACCTGACTGTTATATTATACGGGACTCTATTCTTTATGTATGTGCAGCCCCAGTCCAGTCACTCCTTTGATACTGGTAAAATGGCCTATTTATTTTACACTCTGGTAATACCCATGCTCAATCCCATGATCTACAGCTTGAGGAACAAAGAGGTCAAAGGTGCCCTGAACAGGATACAGAAAAATCTGTTCAAACTTCCTATTTGA
- the LOC134376789 gene encoding olfactory receptor 5T2-like, with protein MENITEVTIFVLKGLTDNVELQITFFFLFLAIYLFTLMGNLGLIALVIGDSRLHTPMYYFLSVLSSVDACYSSVITPNMLVDFMSEDKVISFPGCAAQMFLAVSFGTTECFLLAAMAYDRYVAIYNPLLYSVSMSPRVYLPLIIASYVGGILHAITHTVATFSLSFCGSNEIRHIFCDIPPLLAISCSDTHTNQLLLFYFAGSIEISTILIVLVSYGFILVVVLRMHSAEGRRKVFSTCGSHLTGVSICHGTVLFMYVRPTSSYTLEHDMIVSIFYTIVIPMLNPIIYSLRNKDVKVAMLKVFGEN; from the coding sequence ATGGAGAATATCACTGAAGTTACCATATTTGTTCTGAAGGGCCTCACGGATAATGTTGAACTGCAGAtcacctttttcttcttgtttctagCAATTTACCTCTTTACTCTCATGGGAAATTTAGGACTGATTGCACTAGTCATTGGGGATTCCAGGcttcacacccccatgtactATTTTCTGAGTGTGTTGTCTTCTGTGGATGCCTGCTATTCCTCAGTTATTACACCAAATATGTTAGTAGACTTTATGTCAGAAGATAAAGTCATTTCATTCCCTGGATGTGCAGCACAGATGTTTCTCGCTGTTTCTTTTGGAACCACGGAATGCTTTCTCTTGGCTGCAATGGCTTATgatcgctatgtggccatctaCAACCCACTTCTGTATTCAGTGAGCATGTCACCCAGAGTCTACCTGCCACTCATCATTGCTTCCTATGTCGGTGGCATTTTACATGCTATTACACACACAGTGGCCACATTCAGCCTGTCCTTCTGTGGATCCAATGAAATTAGACACATCTTTTGTGATATCCCTCCTCTCCTCGCTATTTCTTGTTCTGACACTCACACAAACCAGCTTCTACTCTTCTACTTTGCTGGCTCTATTGAGATATCCACTATCCTAATAGTCCTGGTCTCCTATGGTTTCATTCTGGTGGTGGTTCTGAGGATGCACTCTGCTGAAGGGAGACGAAAAGTGTTCTCTACATGTGGCTCTCACCTAACCGGAGTGTCCATTTGTCATGGAACTGTTCTCTTCATGTATGTGAGACCAACTTCCAGCTACACTTTGGAGCATGACATGATAGTGTCAATATTCTACACCATTGTGATTCCCATGCTGAATCCCATCATCTACAGTTTAAGGAACAAAGATGTAAAAGTGGCAATGCTAAAAGTGTTTGGGGAAAATTGA